Proteins encoded in a region of the Triticum dicoccoides isolate Atlit2015 ecotype Zavitan chromosome 3A, WEW_v2.0, whole genome shotgun sequence genome:
- the LOC119267536 gene encoding blue copper protein 1b-like yields the protein MLQLCSRRVLVVALAVAVLGAANPRAAVDAYKNYTVGDDKGWYDGLAVDYQAWAEGYNFTLGDFLIFNTDKNHSVVQTRNETLYKSCDYDDSGLDDTVDWSAAAPEFSKDAVTAAVPLLKEGRTYFFSGNYDGEQCENGQRFAIAVAHGQGLPPDLRPPVADAPGPAAGPDSADRAPAFDFSHPKNVSTPSETGASDDETSTSTSDSTLNLASLGAGLIMALSVLFAVQV from the exons ATGCTGCAGCTTTGCAGCCGGCGCGTCCTCGTCGTCGCCTTGGCGGTGGCCGTCCTGGGCGCCGCTAACCCGCGCGCCGCCGTGGACGCGTACAAGAACTACACCGTCGGCGACGACAAGGGCTGGTACGACGGCCTCGCGGTCGACTACCAGGCTTGGGCCGAAGGCTACAACTTCACCCTCGGAGATTTTCTCA TATTCAACACGGACAAGAATCACTCGGTGGTGCAGACACGGAACGAGACCCTGTACAAGAGCTGCGACTACGACGACTCCGGCCTCGACGACACCGTCGATTGGTCCGCCGCCGCGCCGGAGTTCAGCAAGGATGCCGTCACCGCCGCCGTGCCACTGCTCAAGGAGGGCAGAACGTACTTCTTCTCCGGGAACTACGACGGCGAGCAGTGCGAGAACGGCCAGCGCTTCGCCATAGCCGTCGCACACGGCCAAGGCCTCCCGCCGGACCTCAGGCCGCCGGTGGCCGACGCGCCAGGGCCAGCAGCCGGACCCGACAGCGCCGACAGGGCGCCGGCCTTCGACTTCAGCCACCCAAAGAACGTCTCCACGCCGTCGGAAACCGGTGCTTCCGATGACGAGACGAGTACCAGTACTTCGGATTCTACTCTAAATCTAGCCAGTTTGGGGGCTGGCCTGATCATGGCTCTCAGTGTGCTCTTTGCGGTGCAAGTATAA